A window from Cryobacterium sp. SO1 encodes these proteins:
- a CDS encoding endonuclease/exonuclease/phosphatase family protein has protein sequence MFSFLFRAVVGLATLAILTVLAWPALVGLQNTWVVAHAASFRGLAVAVAIALVAVLGILLLVARPLRGTTALLMVLLVAFGAVNTGILLHRGVGTDATGTADAAGTADTASSGLAADDPAASLTVLSWNTLGDAPGADAIAELALAEEADVLTLPETTEETGVLIAEAMRAAGRPMWVHTVSFDLISKARSTTLLISPDLGDYTVTSAEGSGPPGNTNVLPTVIAAPVDGAGPTIIAVHAVAPIQWEMANWRSDLDWLAGQCTGGASGTDGVIMAGDFNATVDHFAGRAVSDDAVLGDCRDAALLAGSGAVGTWPTWAPTLLGTPIDHVLATPNWQVESMHVIGTEDTAGSDHRPIAATLSAVG, from the coding sequence ATGTTCTCCTTCCTTTTCCGCGCCGTCGTCGGGCTCGCAACCCTGGCCATCCTCACCGTTCTGGCCTGGCCGGCACTGGTCGGCCTGCAGAACACCTGGGTCGTCGCGCACGCCGCGTCCTTCCGCGGCCTGGCGGTGGCGGTCGCGATCGCCCTCGTGGCGGTGCTGGGAATTCTGCTGCTGGTGGCCCGGCCGCTGCGCGGCACCACCGCCCTGCTGATGGTGCTCCTGGTCGCGTTCGGCGCGGTCAACACCGGCATCCTGCTGCACCGTGGTGTAGGCACGGATGCCACAGGCACGGCGGATGCGGCGGGCACCGCCGACACCGCCTCGTCCGGCCTGGCCGCCGATGACCCTGCCGCCTCGCTCACGGTGCTGAGCTGGAACACCCTCGGCGACGCGCCCGGCGCCGACGCCATCGCCGAACTCGCGCTGGCCGAAGAGGCCGACGTGCTCACCTTGCCGGAGACCACCGAGGAAACCGGGGTCCTCATCGCCGAGGCCATGCGCGCCGCCGGGCGGCCGATGTGGGTGCACACGGTCTCGTTCGACCTGATCTCCAAGGCCAGGTCGACGACGCTTCTGATCAGCCCGGACCTCGGCGACTACACGGTCACCTCCGCCGAGGGCTCCGGCCCGCCCGGCAACACCAATGTGCTGCCCACCGTGATCGCGGCGCCCGTAGACGGCGCCGGTCCCACGATCATCGCCGTGCACGCCGTCGCACCGATCCAGTGGGAAATGGCCAACTGGCGCTCGGACCTGGACTGGCTCGCCGGGCAGTGCACCGGCGGGGCCTCCGGTACCGACGGCGTGATCATGGCGGGAGACTTCAACGCCACGGTCGATCACTTCGCCGGCCGGGCCGTCAGCGACGACGCCGTCCTCGGCGACTGCCGGGATGCCGCTCTGCTGGCCGGCTCCGGCGCGGTGGGCACCTGGCCGACCTGGGCGCCCACCCTGCTCGGCACACCCATCGACCACGTGCTCGCCACGCCCAACTGGCAGGTCGAGAGCATGCACGTTATCGGCACCGAGGACACGGCGGGCAGTGACCACCGCCCCATAGCCGCCACCCTGTCGGCCGTCGGCTGA
- a CDS encoding PHP domain-containing protein produces the protein MAVERRSTGPIDLHTHSSVSDGTETPSQLVRAAADAGLGTVALTDHDSTAGWSEASVAARAAGISLIPGMEFSTRVGHTSIHLLAYLFDPSDAGIVAETAHIRKARLTRAEQMVARIGADYELTWNDVLAQTTHGGTVGRPHIADALVANGLALTRSEAFAGILHWDAGYFQSHYAPDPLRAVALVRAAGGVPVIAHPATRGVADVMAESRLAALVDAGLFGLELRHRENKPEATARLTMLAEKYNLAITGSSDYHGEGKLNRLGENTTTPEVLDRIIAEGRGSEPVFAV, from the coding sequence ATGGCAGTCGAACGGCGTTCCACGGGTCCGATCGACCTGCACACCCACTCCAGTGTTTCCGACGGTACGGAGACCCCGTCGCAGCTCGTCCGCGCCGCAGCGGACGCCGGGCTCGGGACCGTGGCGCTGACCGACCACGACTCGACTGCGGGCTGGTCGGAGGCATCCGTCGCCGCCAGGGCGGCCGGTATCAGCCTGATCCCCGGGATGGAATTCAGCACCAGGGTCGGCCACACCAGCATCCACCTGTTGGCCTACCTGTTCGACCCGTCGGATGCCGGGATCGTGGCCGAGACGGCGCATATCCGGAAGGCTCGGCTCACCCGTGCCGAGCAGATGGTGGCCCGCATCGGCGCCGACTACGAACTCACCTGGAACGATGTGCTCGCCCAGACCACCCACGGCGGCACCGTGGGCCGGCCGCACATCGCCGACGCCTTGGTGGCCAACGGGCTCGCGCTCACCCGCAGTGAGGCGTTCGCCGGGATCCTGCACTGGGACGCCGGTTACTTCCAGTCGCACTACGCGCCCGACCCGCTCCGTGCAGTGGCTCTGGTGCGGGCGGCCGGGGGAGTGCCCGTGATCGCGCATCCGGCCACCCGCGGCGTGGCCGACGTGATGGCCGAGAGCCGGCTGGCAGCGCTCGTGGACGCCGGCCTGTTCGGCCTGGAGCTGCGGCACCGGGAGAACAAGCCGGAGGCCACCGCCAGGCTCACCATGCTCGCCGAGAAGTACAATCTGGCGATCACCGGCTCCAGCGACTATCACGGCGAGGGCAAGCTGAACCGTCTGGGCGAGAACACCACGACCCCCGAGGTGCTCGACCGCATCATCGCCGAGGGCCGCGGTTCGGAGCCGGTCTTCGCTGTCTGA